The Saccharothrix violaceirubra genome segment AGCCGGGTGATCTGATGGTGGTCGTCGCGGGTTCGCCCCCCGGCACCGTCGGTTCGACGAACCTCATCCGGGTGCACCGCCTGGGGGAGGAAGACCACGCCTAGGAGTTGACGTGACAGAGGCTGCCCGTGCCGCCGCGGCCACCGGCTTCTCGGATGTCCCACTGGACACCGACGGCGTACCGCACGGGCAGCCCGTGCTCGACCGCCTGGTGACGCTGCTCGATCTGGAACGCATCGAGGAGAACATCTTCCGGGGTGTCTCCCCGGCCGAGTCGCCCGTGCGGGTCTTCGGTGGCCAGGTCGCCGGGCAGGCCCTTGTAGCGGCCGGTCGGACCGTTCCACCGGAGCGTCGCGTGCACTCGTTGCACTCGTACTTCATCCGACCCGGAGACCCGTCGGTTCCGATTGTGTACGAGGTCGATCGCATCCGTGACGGCCGGTCGTTCACGACTCGACGTGTGGTCGCGGTCCAACATGGCAAGGCGATCTTCTCGCTGTCCGCGTCCTTCCAGCACGACGAGCCCGGCATGGACCACGCCGAGTCGATGCCCGCGGTGCCCGACCCGGAGTCGCTGCCCACCTACGCGGAATCGGTCGCCGGGTACGCCGACAAGCTCGGCATGGCGCGCATGCCGCGTCCGTTCGACATCCGGTACGTCACCGAGCCGCCGTGGCGCGCCCGGGAGGACGGGCCGGGCGAGGCCCGCAGCCAGGTGTGGATGCGCGCCGACGGCAAGCTGCCCGACGACGACATGTTGCACGTGTGCGTGCTGGCGTACGCGTCGGACCTCACGCTGCTCGACTCCGTGCTCGTGCGGCACGGCGTCTACTGGGGCACGGACAAGGTCCTCGGTGCGAGCCTCGACCACGCGATGTGGTTCCACCGCCGGTTCCGGGCCGACGAGTGGTTCCTGTACGACTGCGTGTCGCCGTCCGCGTCCGGTGCCCGCGGTCTCGCCACCGGACGGTTCTTCACCGTCGGTGGCGAGTTGGTCGCGACCGTGGTCCAGGAGGGTCTGCTGCGCGTGCTGCCCTGACGGCACTTGCCGGTCTTACGCCATGCGCAGGGCCTCCCACACCGCGGTGACGTGCCGCTCCTCGGTCGCCTCCGCGCCGAGCGCGATGCGGATCGCGAACCGTCCGTTCACCACCGTGTGCGTGAGGTACGCGCGTCCGCTCGCGTTGACCGCGTCCATGGCCCGTCTGGTGGTCTCGTCCCCGTCGCGGTGCGCGATCACGAGCAAAGCCAGCGACCGCGGCGTGACGAGCGACCAGTTCTCGTCCGCCTCGACGCGTGCCTCCAGCCCCTCGGCCAGATCGATGTGCCGTCGCAGGTGCGCGCGCAGGCCTTCGAGCCCGTACCAGCGCAGCACCGACCACAGCTTGAGCGCGCGGAACCGGCGTCCCAGGGGGATCTGCCAGTCGCGGTAGTCGACGACGGCACCGGATTCGGTCGCGGCG includes the following:
- the tesB gene encoding acyl-CoA thioesterase II; translated protein: MTEAARAAAATGFSDVPLDTDGVPHGQPVLDRLVTLLDLERIEENIFRGVSPAESPVRVFGGQVAGQALVAAGRTVPPERRVHSLHSYFIRPGDPSVPIVYEVDRIRDGRSFTTRRVVAVQHGKAIFSLSASFQHDEPGMDHAESMPAVPDPESLPTYAESVAGYADKLGMARMPRPFDIRYVTEPPWRAREDGPGEARSQVWMRADGKLPDDDMLHVCVLAYASDLTLLDSVLVRHGVYWGTDKVLGASLDHAMWFHRRFRADEWFLYDCVSPSASGARGLATGRFFTVGGELVATVVQEGLLRVLP